The Oryza brachyantha chromosome 7, ObraRS2, whole genome shotgun sequence genomic interval TTTTTAGTGCATAATTAGTTTAATAATGTCTCGTACCAACCATTAGTCTTTTGTGAAGtttgttgattaattattacctTAATCTGgactacaaaataatttttgagttCAACTTTACCACATCCATAATTAGGTACATTACGCTAATGAGGGTAAACAATTTAAACAAATGCATAGCATCACAATGTGTTGTCTAATGGGAGAAATGTGCAAACAAACAACACTTTGAAGTGAACATTTTCAAGAACCTTCCTTATTATCAGCAACGAACGGTACCGAGATTGCATACCGAGAAGCGAGATGCAGCAGGCCAACTTCACtgataatataagattttataaattaaatttaaaacaaagttGCTGTTAGTAATGATCTAATCACTTTCTACATATAATACAAACACTTATATGGAACTCCACAGTTTAGACGGATTACTATTCGGGCAAAATCTTAAAGAGACATTATTTAATCCCAATTAGTATAGCTATAATATAGCTATagattatttaaaactttatttaataTTCAATAATGATCAAtacttttttaacttttaatggatattatcaattaaaattgttaaaatataatggtaaaaacaatattatcaGTTAAAACCTAGAAATTTTTGTCACTTCAATATTTTGGCAACATATGCGTGTTATTGGAACTTATGGTAGAAAACCAAACCTTACCAAACCACTATCTAAAATGCCTTGGTTGGGTAAATTTCGGCTTCAAATAACCTACATCGACATGCAATATCtcacattaatttttttaatattgacATTACTAATTCACAACAGTTCAAATTTGATGTAAAATCAAACGTCATATATTTGACTTGAAGTAGTAACCAAGTTTCTGGATTGCATTAGCAATTTGCATGTGTTCCTTTCTCCCAATTCAGAAAAACTCAGAATTAACTTTGGATGATTGAGCTGACACCAGCGAATCCTCGGCCCCTCCAAGCAACAGCCCAACTTCACTCCCCTGCTTCAGCTTTGGGGAGCAAAGGAGACAGGAAAGGACACTGGAATAAGGCACAGAAAATGAAATTGCATTAGTTCTTGCATAGCAGGAGATGGACAAGGAACATGCTCTTGGGGTCCTAGAACCCTGGCAGGGCACATGAATGCATATAAAGGCAAAATTCCTTTGATGTGTTTCTGGTATCCAGTATTACTACTGATCAATGCTTGTGGAGATCTTTGGTTTCTATAAACCCCAGGATGATGCTGGctcttgtgagttgtgaccaCCATTTGGTCCACAGCTTGTGCTTGCTCCCAACTGCACATGAAGATCAGAAGATCACAATTAATTGAGAACCCAGTACCATAGTACTACGAATAATTGAGCTCAGTGCAATACTTCCAAGTTCCAGCATGTGTTTGTACCGCTATTTATGGTTCAAggggcattttttttaattattgaagAACTAGGTCGACAGAAATGGGATTTCAGTTGGAAATATCGAAATCAACTGGAACACTGAGCATTCTCTTTACTAGCAGATAGAGTGTAAGTTGTAGATAGTACAGCAAAGGATCAGTCACGTGATCCATTTCATCAAAATAGGTGTGTCCACTGATACAGCATCGGGTGTTCTCAAAGTAGTAGAAATATGGTATGGGAAGCTTAACAAAGGGCATCAAATTGCACACAGGAGTCAGATAAGTGTGACCCAAATAAGCTTGCTCAAAGGAAAATCAAATGTATGAAAAAAACGgcatataaaagtataaaccCACAAGCAAAGGCGATGTGTTATTCAATATTCTTTTTGACTCTTCTCAGTTATGCTGCAGTATCCAATAGTTTTGTTATGCCAAAACCGATCATATCCTagcttttcataaaaatactaGATACTGTGAAATCATCCAACTCGAGAAGCATGAATTTGATGGACTGGTTAACTTTTATCAACATCAGCCTGaaagcaaattaaaataatttataatgggTCATGATTGGAtgataaggttaaaaaataaaaggctgGAGAGGTAGAGTGACTTGGTGATCAGAAACATCGATAACCTCCCTGAAAGTTGGAAAAACACCCATCAAAAAACCCATCAAAAAGTCGGGAAAACAGAAAAGCTGCAGTATCAGGCCAATCAGATTTTCTAGTCCCTACATGCTAAAGTACAATATATTGagattagtcttaaaaaagaAGTCTCGACATGatgtttcaaaatttgtcACACCCTTACAAAAGATCAAAGAATTTGCCTTCCAAAAGCATGTCACTGTCTCACGGAATGTGAATTAAAGTGTCTGGAGAGCCTCATCGGACAAAATGAAGATTCAAAACTAGATCAGTTAGACTTCTTCATAAATTGGTCACTAGTCATCTCTCACCACAAGgtgtttttttgttaaacAGTCTTGTAACCATAACCACTAGGGTAATAAAACAAGGTCAACATAGGAAAAAATGATGGAAATGAGCATATGAGATTAAatgaattttacatgaaataGTTCAATCTCGCTGAATCAGGGAAATTCCAGAAAAACAGAATTCAGATTGTCCATCAGCTTTCTATGTCATACTAGATCCACctattttgtgatttttcgtATCAATACCGTTTCTCTGATAATGCTGCTTAACCTCAGAGATaaatcaacaacaaagattCTATCTGCAAAATtgaacaaatcaaaattttcagtAGCCTATATCAAGAAAATCAATTTATCACTCCAATGTTGTCTATGTCTTATATTCTCATGGAaattattataagattttgcATTTAATATTTGTGTTCCTGCTTCTTCTTGATTCTCCACAACAGATATCTCCAAAATGTATTACAGAATAAAATCACTACAGTCAATAGATGTAATTTGTTATCTTGATTTAATTCAGTTGTAGAATAATTGCTCAAGTTAATAATGGGTACTCAACCATAAAACTTGATGAATACTCTATCAAAAACCAAAGAGAAACTTCCGTAGCCAAATGTGAAAGCAGACACCAGACAACACAAAGTACCCTTGTATCATTATGAAAAACATTCCTATTCCTCTAACAATCCTGGAGGCTGTAAGCAGAACACACCACAAACAAGTGTGAAGTTCATCTTGGTATCAGTTGCCACAGTAAAACTACATCATGGCATGATCACATCAGCTTCTCTCTGCAATGAAAATTCTCAGTggatacttttttttcttgagattgagaaaacaattattttctttaaatgGATGGTTATTAACTGTTAATTTTCCATTCATGCTTGACTGCTTGTATCAAAACAAGAGTAGTAATACTTCATACCATGTAAACAAGCATggtgacaaaaaaattaccatatcataaattcataatagATGGAAGAGGATTGAAGATACCACTATTGATCTGGGTCACCGACTGGCAGCTACGTGATCAGAATTGTCCAGAACAGCTGCCAGTAGGGTCCATCATTTATTAACCAGTTGTTGCTGTCATGATGGTATGTGGTGTAAAGGCCAATGCAACTTGAAAGAGCcaaacaatagatgaaacatGATTCAGCAATTTTGAACTGCATGGTACCTACAAGCATAATACTCACttccaacaaaataaattgaagtTGCTAATGGATTTGTATCATGTATCAACCCTTCATCCTAGTTTCCTAGCTGCATGTTGCTTCAAACTATGGTTCCTTAAACCAAAGTCAAGATTGCTAGAAGCTAAAATTGAAGTAAGATTGGAAAACTATGTAATTGGCATAAAAACAATTCCGCTTACTAGTGTATTAACGTTGAAAAGTGTTGTTCCTTCAAGTAAGATGTTTGCGACTAATGTACAATACATAAATCTGGCAAAAGAAATGTCTGAAGTTACTATTTGCAACAAATAAGCCATGCTAGTCAAACAAACAGACCAGGTGTGTGCTCCCGATTTGTGATTTCAGTACCTCAAAGACATGACCTCAATATGATTGACCAGCTTAATCAAAATGCAATGAGTTAGGCTGATCATTCGCTAAAAAACACCATATGGAGCATTTCTGCTGCTACATAAACAGCCCAAACAGGTCTTTCCTTGTATATACATTGACAGGGAAGAAGACTCTACTGCCAGAGAATGAGTGACATCTAATTAATATCTGAGATAGTACGTAGCTATTTGCTCCTGGTGACAGAATCGGAGCTTGGTTCATGCCAATTCCAGCCATTAGGAGGTTTATGAAAGAAGCAGTTCAGTTGAAAGTTCTCTGCCTTCTATTTACCAAAAATAATGCTGTCCATTTTCGTTCAAACCAAAGATTGTTAGCAAATTTAATACAATTGCTGTCCAATAGAAAATATCCCCTTCCCCATGTTACTGCAGATTATTCACAACATGTCAACACCAGATGAGCTGAAccggctttttttttttcagttacaGTTGGAAAATGAGAGTAAAGGAGCACTCCAGCAATTAATTTCTCCAACAATCACAGTAAAACAAGTTATCTCAGCAAAGATTAGCTGTACCACTTACACAGTTGTTGGCCAATCAAGCATCGAATAGCTCCAGTACTAGCCAGTAGCCACAGAAAGGCCCTGCTACAAGGATTAAAGGACGTAAGGTCATAGGGCCCTCAACTCTCAACCTTTACACATGAGCTGCACAAGACAAACAAGCTGGCAAGGTCTTCAGAAGTTAAGTGGTCTGCAATAACTAGAGAACAAAGGGTGTGTCCTCTATGATTCGCGCATGTGGCGTCAtgggtctctctctctctcccctacAGCTTACAGTCAGTCACCCTACTGCAGAAAAGTCTATCCAGTTCAAATGGTAatcttgtatttattttgcacAGGTAAGATGAGCAATACTCCACCAAGCACTTCTGGCCCTACAGTGTGCTACAGTGTCTTGGCCAAGGTGCTTCCTCTGTATGTCTCATGAGGGCCATTAAACCATCAACTGTTTCATATATCTCTTTCCTCCTTTCATGCATTGTATCTTTAGCCAAAAACTCATGAACCTCACTGCCTACCTGGATCGAGCTACTTCCAGGTACTTTCTCAATTCCCCAATTACGCATGATTGTACGTGCACCAATCACACCATCCCACCTTCCTTCCAAGGCACTAGAATTAGAAACCAGGACTTGATAACTAGAATTAAATGGTTCCAGTTCAGTTATCTTCTTACTGACATAATCTATAAACTCTGCATTACCATGAGCAACACAAGAACTAAGCAACGTGGCCCATATGACAACACTAGGCTCAAGAGGCATGCTTTCAATAAATAACACCGCCTCCTGTAAGTTACCTGCTCGACCAAGTAGATCCACTACGCACCCATAGTGCTCCATTCTAGGTTGAATGTTATATTGCTCAACCATTTCATTAAATATACTCCAACCTTCTTGCAACAAACCTCCATGTACACAAGCAGCAAGTGCAGCAATGAAAACCATGTCATCCAGTTCAACTCCTTCTCTGCACATATTATTGTAGACCAAAAGGGCTTCTCTACAAAGACCGTTAAAAGCAAAGCCAGAAATCATTGTTGTCCATGTAATGATACATCTTGTTTTCAtttcataaaatattgatTGTGCCCTCCCAACATCCCCACACTTTGCAAACATGTCTATGAGAGCATTTCCTAGTGCAATGGTGAGATGGACGTTGCTTTTACGGATGAAAGAACTGATCCAGTTGCAGTATTCAACACTGCCCAATTGAGCACATGCTGAGACAACACTCACTAATGTCGCCTCATCCGGTCTGAATCGTCCCTCAAGCATCATCAGCTGAAATGTGCGCAATGCTTCACCATATCTCGAGTTGTGATTGTATCCAGTTATCATTGCATTCCACGAAACCAAGTTCTTCAGAGGCATATGATCGAACAACTCTTTTGCTGTATCTAGATCCCCAATCTTGGCATAAGCAGAAACCATAGCTGTCCACGAAACTACATCCTTCTTCTGGtccatccgatcaaacatcgAACGTGCAGCCTCCACATCACCACTTGATGCATAACCTGAAATCATCAAATTCCAAGAAATGGCATTCCTAGAAGGCATCCTGTCAAACACAGTCTGCGCTGTCACCATGTCACCCACCCTAGCAAACCCCGCAACAAGAGTGTTCCAGGAGACAACATTCCTCTCTGGCATCGCCTCGAACAACTCCATCGCTCCTGTGTAATCTCCACTCGACATGTACACCCCAATAATAGAGTTCCACGAAACAACATCCCTGTCAaccatttcgtcgaacacctgcCGAGCAGCCGCAACACGCCCAGGGCCGCCGCACCTGTAGTACACATCCAGGAGCGTGTTCTGCACAAAGACTTCGCTCCCGAATCCCCACCTCACTATCTGTCCGTGGACGCACCGGCACGGCCGCGGGAAACCCAGGAGCGCGCACGCCCGGAGCAAGAAGGTGAAGGTGAACCCGTTCGGCGGGACCCCCGCGGCGAGCATGGCGGTGTAGGCGGCGAGGGCGTCCGCGGGGACGGGGCGGTGGCCGCGCGCCCCGGCGAGGCGCTCGATGAGCGTGTTGTGGGAGacgctggaggcggcggggccggcggcgcggagcgcgGCGGAGGCATGGCGCGGCGAGTGGGCGGAGAAggccgcggcgacgagcgccgggaggaggcgcgggcTCGCGgagaggccggcggcgacgagccgcGCGTGGGCCTGCCTGAGGTGGTGCGGGGAGCCGAGGGTTCGCAGGATGCGGAGCAGCTCTTGCTCCATTGCTGCCCTGCTTACTCTCAGGGGTATTTATTAGATGGGGGGCTAAAAAGACATATTAGATGTTTGGAcaataatttaaagtattaaacataatctaataaaaaaaattaattttataaatgagcgTTAAtctacgagacgaattttttaaacctaattaatccataattagagcatgtttactgtagcatcacataggctactcatggattaattaggctcaatagattcgtctcgcaaattagtccaagattatggatggtttttattaatagtttacgtttactatttataataagtttccaaatattcgatgggacaagggactaaaaataagtctctGGTCCCAAACACTACCTTAGAATCAAATTTCgaattgattttggagtttttttcaccgaagtttattttttagtgtggTTCTTTatagtttggttttttttcttctaaacacCTTAAAGTGACCATGTTCGTTGCATCTCTCCTTCCCAAGGCAGGAGTGGTGTTTGCGCGACATTTTGAAAAATCGACATTTTAAGAAAACTTGTTTCAAgaataaactatataaaaactaattgtgaaaataaatttttagctCAACATTATCCTCAACATTGTTGAGTTCTATCAAGGTGACAATCGGTTGCTAGATAATCTCTCCAGCCCACCACGTTAGCCCATAAGGCCATAAGCACTTGTGGACATGCACGAAATATTTCGTTGTTTAGGCTTTGACAGCCCTGGTTATAAACAAATACTCATTTTCTGCATGCACAATTTTCAAAGTTATTttgaaaagttttatatagaaagttgctttaaaaatcatattgatcaatttttattttttaaaacaagacATAATTAACCATGCACAAATGAATCCTTGGGTTTTACATGTGTGAGAGAAGGGTTCCCAACCATCTCTCCCAAACGTAGCCTTAGCACCAAGTGATATAGTGATGACCCTATTACTACTTCATATGCGCTGCTCAGaaacatatttctaaaatgaCTATTATAAACACTATATAAGTCTAGAGATATGGGATCTATTTATACATAATAGCTATCTACCACCTAATATTGTATCGCTCACAGTTTAACACTTTTTAATATAACCTCTAACCGGCTAAGGGGATCTACAACAGACAATCACGAGCAAACTTGCCAGCGAGCTCTATCATACGTACATCAATCACACGAAGTTGATGACTACTACTTACTCCAGTGACTCAAATCAATAGCCCACTAGAATCCTCTCAATTATACTCTACTCGTAGTCTCGTACCAATGAATGGTTAGCTTGCAAGAACTAGCCACTAATGTTTATCTTAGGAAGTAGTACACAAaaccataaagaaaaaaaaagagttaatTTCAGTTTACACCACTATTATTTACCCTAGTTTTATAATGGACTAGGCTCAAACACATGTTTTCACATAAAACCACTTAATATAGCCATTTGTTGTACTTTGGACCGGGTTTTCTGACTTGGGCCGTCACGTTGTTTTGGGCCCTTGCTACGTGAGCAAATCTGGTGGATTCAATCCAAGGAAAAGAGAAGGTAGCAGCCGTGGGGTCCCGGGGAAGAGAAGTCCTAGTGCCAGATTTTCCACCatgaggagaggagaggaacgCAGAGCCGTCACACCATAGAGGCAGAGTTCATTAACGACTAGGCATGGGCCAAAAACAAAGTGATGGCCCAAGACAGAAAACCTggtccaaagtgcaacaaaTGGCTATATTAAGTGATTTTACGTGAAAACATGTGTTTGGCCTAGTCCATTGTAAAACTAAGGTAAATAATAGTGGTCGAAACTgaaaattaactcaaaaaaactaaattctaCACATATAGATGCCTAGCTATGTAGTATTAGAAATATCTAGTCTTTCGGAAGCTTGGCTATCCAAGTCCACGAGCGTCCGACAAGGGGTAAGCCCTCAGATTTGACCAATCCTAGAAGTCCTAATCATCCCCAATCAATCATACATCATCTGTAATCACCTACAAGAagcatataaaaatagaaaagcaAGACTTAACATCTAATGTTTAAGTGGTTCTAAATGAAAGCTAAATATCAAAGAAAGCCTACGGGGGTTTACATTAGTGTAAGACTATCTATTTCACAGGTTTCCATATTTTAAGTagataatttaaaagttaacttaGATGGATAGAAGCATGTAATAGTAACATGACATTATCAATTAACTATGCAAATCCATAATACAACTCAAATATCACATCACCAATTTATTTCCATCTCATTCATCATCAATGCAAATCGTAGTAAATACTTCATTCCTGAGTCCCATTTTCAAATTAGTGCAAGTTAGAAAACTATATTCAATGAACACTACCATGCCGCTCATAACCGTTGACATGATGAATCAACTAGCTCTAACTCTACAAAGTTTTTTACACCTTTACCTACACCGTGTGATAAGAGCCTCCAAAGGTCAAACGCTCgttgacgtcaaaaatatGATCTGACATGTCACACACAAAGGCCTGGAAGCCATTTCTTAGAGtgctctagtgcaggacctaaatcttagaatgcacgagcgtgccagtcagtttgatcctgtaactgacaagatgaagaataaaacaagctgatcggctatcgagTCGATAGGTAACAAATATCTAGCCGATTAGATGTTGATGTAGCagcgtttagccgataggcgAGACAATCGTCTGTTGAAATCACGGTTcagctagaaacttgatagaaacagacttgaataattaaaaaacaatgaaTGTTTTGCTGCGACCGGCTAaatccaatttgcatgtaatccCTCACAAGAAGAtgcaacacaaaaaaaataccgaTATAagtaaatcaagccgattgatgtaaaaataatgcagtaaggcaatcggctactctattgatataaatatgatgaacatgtagatcgacaAATATCGTCGGCTATAAATGACTgataaacaaccaagatctataaaatatctagcccagattactaagaataatcatagaagatcagacccaaccgagacagttcaaggtTACGcttagcaatgtcaggatagatactaaacagatagattgctatcaagccaatgagccgatgactgctAGCTTATTAGctagtactccgataaaaatgagcaaaatacattgatctgatataaactatctgataaacgcaatctactagatcggaccgaaccgagacaatactagattgaatgtgtcaaatagcaaatatcaaaccaacgtagatcgcccaaagtggtcgaccagatcaactcaagataccgaagtaactcaagctaaaactgatacgataattAGCAATCGCATaaccagattagaagatcggactaaaccaagatagttctaatctagccgatatgATTACCTTGGCTGGCGGAACGTaagacttacccctccgccgtAGATTGAGACGATGCaaccccgcgtcaggtgccaagttccgccggtgTTGAAACTTCGGTGAAGAGGGTGACGATGCGTTGAGAataattgatctattgatgtgtagatgatttacaatgaccctaggatacatatttatacccttgggTGGATGCTAGTCCATGTCGGAcatgactcctaatagatagaaagaaataacaaacaagTCCTATTTTGACTCTAACTCTAATCCCTATTAGATACGACACGGTTTCTAACAGATAAAagtaaacaaacaagtccagatcggactctaaccctcttagagataaaacaaaaatcctaactaactctaattaacagataaatttacgtcgccatgccttggtcttcacgatttcctgttgaattcgaactctttcGGATAAATTTTCTATCGGTGATTGCACCTTTCATTATCTGAATCCAATAAggaatttaccaaattttggtgttaacaatgCTCTAGGTTGATCGGTACCACCAGAGGTCACAATATGACCTTTACAACACATACTGCCTAGCCCTGCACCAGCTGATATACATTATGTCAACGTACTGAGGTGCTATGCTACCTCAGCACTGCTAGAATGGTGAGCTAACCACCTTAACACCATGGCAACAACCTCCTTTGGCTCCCAACGAGATGCATACCATTGTGTCGAACACCTTACCCCTATGGCCAATGAATTGCTTTCATAGTTAGTTCCTTAGAACTAACCCAATTCTCACTACTCCCTAACCTCTAGGTGCGGTGCTAGACATATACACAAATTAATCAACCATGATCGTCCTATACCAACAGTGCGGATGTATAGTATAATACGATAAATGACACAGAGTTTGGTCCTTAGTCAACCCAAGCAAACACTCCCCTAGTGGTGCACAACTACCACATATGCACACTATTTGCTTATCCAAGTTTAAAATCAAGTTCACTTCGGTTTTAGTTCGCAAATACCATAATCATCCACTTCTTCTTAGAAGCATTCTAAAATTACCATTTCAAACCATTTATACAAATCATggtacatataatttatttataagcaTGTCTAAGcaagtatacatatatatttcccATGTAAAGTACTTAGCAAGTACAATTTCCCATCCTATGGTTACAAGTGTAAGGATATCGACACGTCAAAGGTTGAATATGCAGCAATAGGAATATATCTACAATTTACCCCCAAGTTTTAAATtgtctaaaattaaagttgaacATGCATCATTTTGAAACAAAGAACCTACAATTCACATGAGCAAAATTGGGATTCAAGTATGGTCAATGGTAGTGAGACTCTTGCCTTAGCCTTGCTTAGGAATACATCAAGCAAATCATTTCATCCTATATCATCGATCTTGTTACCTACACAAGTTTTAATTGTATTTgatatacacataaaaaataagcaTACAATCCAAAATGTTCTAACATGTATGGTTTTATCACGGAGTGTTGGTGTATTGTTAAGATGTATTGTAGTGAATCAAATTCTATTTTATCTCTTCTAGTTCAGaagttatatatagattttacGAATTCTATATGTGTGTTTCGGCATTAGTTGTACGCTATACTATACATGCGTCTCCAAAGTTATATTTGTGGTGTTTGAACCTACAACATAGAAGTACATAATATCCTAAGGTCTCGCAATTTTCTAAGCTAGAATGAATTTTCTAAAGTTCTATGGCATTTTAAGACctttatatagttattattAGATTAGAGTTATTTTCTACAGAAGtatttcattatattttataatctgGAAATGCATA includes:
- the LOC102722597 gene encoding pentatricopeptide repeat-containing protein At3g29230-like; the protein is MEQELLRILRTLGSPHHLRQAHARLVAAGLSASPRLLPALVAAAFSAHSPRHASAALRAAGPAASSVSHNTLIERLAGARGHRPVPADALAAYTAMLAAGVPPNGFTFTFLLRACALLGFPRPCRCVHGQIVRWGFGSEVFVQNTLLDVYYRCGGPGRVAAARQVFDEMVDRDVVSWNSIIGVYMSSGDYTGAMELFEAMPERNVVSWNTLVAGFARVGDMVTAQTVFDRMPSRNAISWNLMISGYASSGDVEAARSMFDRMDQKKDVVSWTAMVSAYAKIGDLDTAKELFDHMPLKNLVSWNAMITGYNHNSRYGEALRTFQLMMLEGRFRPDEATLVSVVSACAQLGSVEYCNWISSFIRKSNVHLTIALGNALIDMFAKCGDVGRAQSIFYEMKTRCIITWTTMISGFAFNGLCREALLVYNNMCREGVELDDMVFIAALAACVHGGLLQEGWSIFNEMVEQYNIQPRMEHYGCVVDLLGRAGNLQEAVLFIESMPLEPSVVIWATLLSSCVAHGNAEFIDYVSKKITELEPFNSSYQVLVSNSSALEGRWDGVIGARTIMRNWGIEKVPGSSSIQVGSEVHEFLAKDTMHERRKEIYETVDGLMALMRHTEEAPWPRHCSTL